Proteins from a single region of Phycisphaeraceae bacterium D3-23:
- a CDS encoding glycosyltransferase family 39 protein, giving the protein MRGERPIKPLFKNDGPKLADIVLRFVDGHRYWVFGYLAVLYVGGFNTYLRLSPDTAANLMAGDRLARGLGLAGPGGQGGNLVPGFPWLVALFQTLLGQHRDTALLYFMLGVGFVGLWLVYRLFCAAADRPTAVLITLLAGINNAVYSYALRPMPDLLFFDGLLLTLWGWHLCHTSAPSDADPAATRRSRYRGGAMLIVGLAVMAAMRSVVGVVVLAMLIDTGWRLVAARRWRWLGGLAAAGASGVVLIHILQAGFTLQLTPDEALLKQRLVEQLPATLSQAWHDTGPQLINEHIAEAVFGINIRGAAAPLSLLVLISWCWLLRANRLWALIVLGFLLQWLLVGTTRRYFIPTIPLFAYGWWHFAVSLEKRIGAWPGTAIFIVLLCFPVLGSFFKSGNTMLLQRKRPYYAYYNEGKYAPLIELAEWMRVELPDDALVVGGQNAPAELALLSGQDVRRRIAHLYTHDGPVYIIEPLTTNAQGHIRRGEAELGGVLLTLTDHEGSPLVLRRLEVAHDAIGGDAPPDAEDTDER; this is encoded by the coding sequence GTGCGAGGCGAGCGCCCCATCAAGCCGCTGTTCAAAAACGACGGGCCCAAGCTCGCCGACATCGTGTTGCGCTTCGTCGACGGCCATCGCTATTGGGTCTTCGGCTACCTCGCGGTCCTCTACGTCGGCGGGTTCAACACCTACCTCCGGCTCTCGCCCGACACCGCCGCGAACCTCATGGCCGGCGACCGGCTGGCACGCGGGCTCGGGCTCGCGGGGCCGGGCGGTCAGGGCGGAAACCTCGTCCCCGGCTTCCCGTGGCTCGTCGCGCTGTTCCAAACCCTGCTTGGTCAGCACCGCGACACCGCACTGCTTTACTTCATGCTCGGCGTCGGGTTCGTCGGGCTCTGGCTGGTCTACCGGCTGTTCTGCGCCGCGGCGGATCGTCCCACCGCCGTGCTGATCACACTGCTCGCGGGTATCAACAACGCGGTCTACAGCTACGCGCTGCGCCCGATGCCCGACCTGCTGTTCTTCGACGGCCTGCTGCTCACGCTGTGGGGCTGGCACCTGTGCCACACGTCGGCGCCGAGCGACGCCGACCCCGCAGCGACGCGGCGTTCGCGTTACCGGGGCGGCGCGATGCTCATCGTCGGCCTCGCGGTCATGGCGGCGATGCGCTCGGTCGTCGGCGTCGTGGTCCTCGCCATGCTGATCGACACGGGCTGGCGACTCGTGGCGGCGCGGCGGTGGCGCTGGCTTGGCGGGCTCGCGGCGGCAGGCGCGAGCGGTGTCGTGCTGATCCATATCCTGCAGGCGGGCTTCACGCTGCAACTCACACCCGACGAGGCCCTGCTCAAACAACGCCTGGTCGAGCAACTCCCCGCAACGCTATCGCAGGCATGGCACGACACAGGCCCGCAACTCATCAACGAGCACATCGCCGAGGCCGTGTTCGGCATCAACATCCGTGGCGCGGCCGCGCCACTCAGCCTCCTCGTCCTGATCTCCTGGTGCTGGCTGCTCCGCGCCAACCGCCTGTGGGCGCTCATCGTCCTGGGCTTCCTCCTGCAGTGGCTGCTGGTGGGCACAACGCGAAGGTACTTCATCCCGACGATCCCGCTCTTCGCCTACGGCTGGTGGCACTTCGCGGTCTCCCTCGAAAAACGCATCGGCGCATGGCCCGGCACGGCCATCTTCATCGTCCTGCTCTGTTTCCCCGTGCTCGGCTCATTCTTCAAAAGCGGCAACACGATGCTCCTCCAGCGTAAGCGGCCGTACTACGCGTACTACAACGAGGGCAAGTACGCGCCGCTGATCGAACTCGCCGAGTGGATGCGCGTGGAACTCCCCGACGACGCGCTGGTGGTCGGAGGGCAAAACGCGCCGGCCGAGCTCGCGCTGCTCAGCGGGCAAGATGTCCGACGGCGCATCGCGCACCTCTACACGCACGACGGCCCGGTGTACATCATCGAGCCATTGACCACGAATGCTCAAGGCCATATCCGCCGCGGCGAGGCCGAGCTGGGCGGCGTGCTGTTGACGCTGACCGACCACGAGGGCAGCCCACTCGTGCTTCGACGTTTAGAAGTGGCCCACGACGCGATCGGCGGGGATGCGCCGCCGGATGCGGAGGACACCGACGAGCGTTGA
- the msrB gene encoding peptide-methionine (R)-S-oxide reductase MsrB has product MKHLILPALLPALLLTLSACNGDQASYDDNARAFDPAQATATHTPTDNTEQTMPDPTDTRTDPDTDPARNDAGATDWAAYNQALLADPVELSEQQWHAILSDEEFRILRKSGTEWSGTGRYLDNEEAGTYHCAGCGLYLYDAAHKFHSGCGWPSFNQEVAEGVLTYVRDRSAGMVRTEMRCARCDGHMGHVFNDAPDQPTGLRHCVNGGAILFIPEGKDPQDAIAEHREQHADR; this is encoded by the coding sequence ATGAAGCACCTGATCCTGCCCGCACTGTTGCCTGCTCTGCTGCTTACGCTGTCCGCGTGCAACGGCGACCAGGCAAGCTACGACGACAACGCCCGCGCGTTCGATCCTGCGCAGGCCACCGCGACCCACACCCCGACCGACAATACGGAGCAAACGATGCCCGACCCGACCGATACTCGCACCGACCCGGACACCGACCCCGCCCGAAACGACGCCGGCGCGACCGACTGGGCCGCATACAACCAGGCGCTCCTGGCCGACCCGGTCGAGCTCAGCGAGCAGCAGTGGCATGCGATCCTGAGCGATGAAGAGTTCCGCATCTTGCGCAAGTCGGGCACGGAGTGGAGCGGCACCGGGCGATACCTCGACAACGAAGAAGCCGGGACGTACCACTGTGCCGGCTGCGGGCTGTACCTCTACGACGCGGCGCACAAGTTCCACTCGGGCTGCGGCTGGCCGTCGTTCAACCAGGAAGTCGCCGAGGGCGTGTTGACCTACGTCCGCGACCGGTCGGCGGGCATGGTCCGCACGGAGATGCGCTGCGCCCGCTGCGACGGCCACATGGGCCACGTCTTCAACGATGCGCCCGACCAGCCGACCGGCCTGCGCCACTGCGTCAACGGCGGCGCGATCCTGTTTATCCCCGAGGGCAAAGACCCGCAGGATGCGATCGCCGAACACCGTGAACAGCACGCAGATCGGTAG
- a CDS encoding glycosyltransferase family 4 protein codes for MAQQRRQRWGSLQSISCVGSYMPRRCGIATFTADLTEALNAAAPQVATRAVAMNDRPEGYRYGQRVGYEINEQRPAEYRLAADFLNTAGTDAVLLQHEFGIFGGAAGAHVIDFLKRLNMPVIATLHTVLREPEPHYREVAEQLFEQCDRLVVMAQRARGFLQDIYNVPDEKIKLIHHGIPDVPFGDPNFYKDQFQVEGKKTILTFGLLGPSKGLENMIEALPAVVAKHPDVVYMILGATHPGVIAHMGESYREGLKQRAKELGVDKHIRWFDKFVELDELVEFLGSADVYVTPYENEAQITSGTLAYALGTGKATVSTPYWYAQEMLADGRGSLVPFKDTAAMSAAILELFDNEVKRHAMRKRAYQYTREMRWETVAGQYLDLCVEVREQRARDPRPVALPSGGVSPKARELAAIKLDHLRTMTDGCGVIAHAVSSVPDRRTGYTTDDNAAALRTVLLSNEHQDAVLGDELGQQASRYLAFLHDAFDPDAGRFRGQMAYDRTWDADHGSEDTHGRALWALGATVARSHAQGHVTLATHLFHQALPACEGFVHTHGIAYALIGIHAYLRRFSGDSRARHVREKLAQRLFDRFRKNGDPSWPWPNDEITYDAARLPHALLLAGRWMFNNAMIQQAIVSLEWLHEIQAGAGGRFAPVGSEGWLKRGGRKARFHQMPDEAAATIDASLEAARVTGESKWLDRAQRCIDWFLGDNDLGQMLYDPATGGCCDKLQPHGSDANQSARATCAWLLSLLSMYDHAIATEHDAAGSQPAQQDLSPTITVAGKRPAGKPVTAARDA; via the coding sequence ATGGCCCAACAACGACGCCAGCGCTGGGGCTCGCTCCAATCGATCTCGTGTGTCGGCAGCTACATGCCGCGCCGCTGCGGGATCGCGACGTTTACCGCCGACCTGACCGAAGCGCTCAACGCCGCCGCGCCGCAGGTCGCGACCCGCGCCGTCGCGATGAACGACCGGCCCGAGGGCTACCGCTACGGCCAGCGCGTGGGCTACGAAATCAACGAGCAGCGCCCCGCCGAGTACCGGCTGGCGGCGGATTTCCTCAACACGGCCGGGACCGACGCCGTGCTGCTCCAGCACGAGTTCGGGATCTTCGGCGGCGCCGCGGGCGCCCACGTCATCGACTTCCTCAAACGCCTCAACATGCCCGTCATCGCGACGCTGCACACCGTGCTTCGCGAGCCCGAACCGCACTACCGCGAGGTCGCCGAGCAGCTTTTTGAGCAGTGCGACCGGCTGGTCGTCATGGCCCAGCGCGCCCGCGGGTTCCTCCAGGACATCTACAACGTACCCGACGAGAAGATCAAACTCATCCACCACGGCATCCCCGATGTGCCGTTCGGCGACCCGAACTTCTACAAAGACCAGTTCCAGGTCGAGGGCAAGAAGACGATCCTGACGTTCGGCCTGCTGGGCCCGAGCAAGGGGCTCGAGAACATGATCGAGGCCCTGCCCGCCGTCGTGGCCAAGCACCCGGATGTCGTCTACATGATCCTGGGCGCGACGCACCCGGGCGTGATCGCGCACATGGGCGAGTCCTACCGCGAGGGGCTCAAGCAACGCGCGAAGGAGCTCGGCGTCGATAAGCACATCCGCTGGTTCGACAAGTTTGTCGAGCTTGATGAACTCGTCGAGTTCCTCGGCAGCGCGGACGTGTATGTGACGCCGTACGAGAACGAGGCGCAGATCACGTCCGGCACGCTGGCGTACGCGCTGGGCACGGGCAAGGCGACGGTATCGACCCCGTACTGGTACGCGCAGGAGATGCTGGCGGACGGGCGGGGGTCGCTCGTGCCGTTCAAGGATACGGCGGCGATGTCGGCCGCGATCCTTGAGCTGTTCGATAACGAGGTGAAGCGGCACGCGATGCGCAAGCGGGCGTACCAGTACACGCGGGAGATGCGTTGGGAGACGGTCGCGGGGCAGTACCTTGACCTGTGTGTGGAGGTGCGCGAGCAGCGGGCGCGCGACCCGAGGCCCGTTGCGTTACCCAGCGGCGGCGTATCGCCCAAAGCACGCGAACTCGCGGCCATCAAGCTCGACCACCTCCGGACGATGACCGATGGCTGCGGGGTCATCGCGCACGCGGTGAGCAGCGTGCCCGACCGGCGGACGGGGTACACGACAGACGACAACGCCGCGGCGCTGCGCACGGTGCTGCTCTCGAACGAGCACCAGGACGCCGTGCTCGGCGACGAGCTTGGGCAGCAGGCCAGCCGATACCTCGCGTTTCTGCACGACGCGTTCGACCCCGACGCCGGCCGCTTCCGTGGCCAGATGGCCTACGACCGGACGTGGGACGCCGACCACGGCAGTGAGGACACGCACGGGCGGGCGCTCTGGGCGCTGGGCGCAACCGTCGCGCGGTCCCACGCGCAGGGGCATGTCACGCTCGCGACGCATCTGTTCCACCAGGCGCTGCCCGCCTGCGAGGGCTTCGTGCATACGCACGGCATCGCCTACGCGCTCATCGGGATCCACGCCTACCTGCGACGCTTCTCGGGCGACAGCCGAGCCAGGCACGTGCGCGAGAAACTGGCGCAGCGTTTGTTTGACCGCTTCCGAAAGAACGGCGATCCGTCGTGGCCCTGGCCCAATGATGAGATCACCTACGACGCGGCGCGGCTGCCGCACGCGCTGCTGCTGGCCGGGCGGTGGATGTTCAACAACGCGATGATCCAGCAGGCGATCGTTTCGCTCGAATGGCTGCACGAGATCCAGGCGGGTGCCGGCGGGCGCTTCGCGCCGGTCGGCTCCGAGGGCTGGCTCAAGCGTGGCGGCCGAAAGGCGCGGTTCCACCAGATGCCCGACGAGGCGGCGGCGACGATCGACGCGTCGCTCGAGGCGGCGCGCGTCACGGGCGAGTCGAAGTGGCTCGACCGGGCGCAGCGCTGCATCGACTGGTTCCTCGGCGACAACGACCTGGGCCAGATGCTCTACGACCCGGCGACCGGCGGGTGCTGCGACAAGCTCCAGCCCCACGGCAGCGACGCCAACCAGTCGGCCCGCGCGACCTGCGCCTGGCTGCTGTCGCTCTTGTCGATGTACGACCACGCCATCGCCACCGAGCACGACGCGGCGGGCAGCCAACCCGCGCAGCAAGACCTTTCGCCGACGATCACCGTGGCCGGGAAGCGGCCGGCGGGCAAGCCGGTCACGGCTGCGCGAGACGCTTGA
- the rfbA gene encoding glucose-1-phosphate thymidylyltransferase RfbA, with protein MKGIILAGGHGTRLYPLTMAISKQLLPVYNKPMIYYPLSVLMLAGIREVLIISTPHDLPHFKRLLGDGSQWGMDFAYVEQPEPKGLAQAFLLDKAFINNQPTCLILGDNIFYGSGLRQQITDAAQVTDGATVFGYPVKDPERYGVVEFDQDGKVISLEEKPKQPKSHFAVPGLYFYDKEVTAIAENLKPSPRGELEITDLNRIYMDRGKLNVKLWSRGTAWLDAGTHESLLQAGTFVEAIEERQGMMISCPEEIAYKMGFIDAAKLQEAAESMKSNSYGQYLFQLLNETRNEPWM; from the coding sequence ATGAAGGGCATCATCCTCGCCGGCGGACACGGCACACGGCTCTACCCGCTCACGATGGCGATCAGCAAACAACTGCTCCCCGTCTACAACAAGCCGATGATCTACTACCCGCTGTCGGTGCTCATGCTCGCCGGCATCCGCGAGGTCCTCATCATCTCCACGCCCCACGACCTGCCGCACTTCAAACGCCTCCTCGGCGACGGGTCGCAGTGGGGCATGGACTTCGCCTACGTCGAGCAGCCCGAACCCAAAGGACTCGCACAGGCCTTCCTCCTCGACAAAGCCTTCATCAACAACCAGCCCACCTGCCTCATCCTCGGCGACAACATCTTCTACGGCAGCGGCCTGCGCCAACAGATCACCGACGCGGCACAAGTCACCGACGGCGCGACCGTCTTCGGCTACCCCGTCAAAGACCCCGAGCGCTACGGCGTCGTCGAGTTCGATCAGGATGGCAAGGTGATCTCCCTCGAAGAAAAACCCAAACAACCCAAGAGCCACTTCGCCGTGCCCGGGCTGTACTTCTATGACAAAGAAGTCACCGCGATCGCTGAAAACCTCAAGCCCTCCCCCCGCGGCGAGCTCGAGATCACCGACCTCAACCGCATCTACATGGACCGCGGCAAGCTGAACGTCAAGCTCTGGTCCCGCGGCACCGCCTGGCTCGACGCGGGGACGCACGAATCGCTCCTGCAAGCGGGCACGTTCGTCGAAGCCATCGAAGAGCGCCAGGGCATGATGATTTCCTGCCCCGAAGAGATCGCGTACAAGATGGGCTTCATCGACGCCGCGAAGCTGCAAGAGGCCGCCGAGTCGATGAAGAGCAACAGCTACGGCCAGTACCTCTTCCAGCTCCTCAACGAAACCCGCAACGAGCCGTGGATGTAG
- a CDS encoding type II toxin-antitoxin system RelE/ParE family toxin — translation MSREVLISPIARSELVSLYVWYEAEGGLELAQQFRATTTATLDDLAEQPGLGRLWEARRTKLKGLRKWNVGKPFGSVLIFYRITTNGIEVLRFLRGERDLDAELSED, via the coding sequence TTGAGCCGGGAAGTGCTCATCAGTCCGATCGCTCGTTCCGAGCTGGTGTCGCTGTATGTTTGGTACGAGGCCGAGGGCGGTTTGGAACTCGCACAGCAGTTTCGGGCGACAACGACGGCCACGTTGGATGACTTGGCCGAGCAGCCAGGCCTGGGGCGTCTCTGGGAAGCCCGTCGTACGAAACTCAAGGGTCTTCGCAAATGGAACGTGGGCAAGCCGTTTGGCAGCGTGTTGATCTTCTATCGTATCACTACGAACGGGATCGAAGTGCTCCGTTTTCTTCGGGGCGAGCGCGATCTTGACGCGGAGCTGTCCGAAGATTGA
- the rfbD gene encoding dTDP-4-dehydrorhamnose reductase: MPSQKNILLIAPNGMLGRAWRELLDDKGDGPRFASRPDFDITDPVSIRKHVTGDINIVINCCAYTDVDGAEEHEGRATAVNGHGVGDLANACRDAGALLVHYSTDYVFSGDATEPYPIDAPIEPINAYGRSKAVGERLIRESGCEHLILRTSWLYAPWGKNFVNTIKEAAIKRDALKVVDDQRGRPTSCQHLAANSLMLIEANARGTFHTTDGGECTWYDFAKVIAAHANPACTVNPCTSAEYPLPAKRPGYSVFDLSKTEALVGGMAGWEANLKAVLT; this comes from the coding sequence ATGCCCAGCCAGAAAAACATCCTGCTCATCGCCCCCAACGGCATGCTCGGCCGGGCGTGGCGCGAACTGCTTGACGATAAAGGGGACGGACCCCGTTTCGCGAGCCGCCCCGACTTCGATATCACCGACCCCGTATCGATCCGCAAGCATGTCACCGGCGATATCAACATCGTTATCAACTGTTGTGCCTATACCGATGTCGACGGTGCCGAGGAGCACGAAGGCCGAGCCACCGCCGTCAACGGCCACGGCGTCGGCGACCTCGCCAACGCCTGCCGCGACGCCGGCGCACTGCTCGTCCACTACTCCACCGACTACGTCTTCAGCGGCGACGCCACCGAGCCCTACCCCATCGACGCGCCGATCGAACCGATCAACGCCTACGGCCGATCCAAAGCCGTGGGCGAACGGCTCATCCGCGAATCGGGTTGCGAACACCTCATCCTCCGCACGAGTTGGCTCTACGCGCCGTGGGGCAAAAACTTCGTCAATACGATCAAAGAGGCCGCAATAAAACGCGACGCGCTGAAAGTTGTCGATGACCAGCGCGGCCGGCCGACGAGTTGCCAGCACCTCGCGGCGAACTCTCTCATGCTGATTGAAGCCAACGCACGCGGAACATTCCACACCACCGACGGCGGCGAATGCACCTGGTACGACTTCGCAAAAGTAATCGCCGCCCACGCCAACCCCGCCTGCACAGTCAACCCCTGCACCAGCGCCGAGTACCCCCTCCCTGCCAAACGCCCGGGCTACAGTGTGTTCGACCTGAGCAAGACCGAGGCACTTGTGGGCGGAATGGCTGGGTGGGAAGCGAACCTCAAGGCCGTTTTGACATGA
- a CDS encoding GxxExxY protein, with protein MEDEELTRQIIGCAYQVHNTLGGGFMESVYQRAMAIELAKLGLSGLLEKKIPVHYESQLVGEFKADIVVENRVIIELKAVETLAKIYEVQLVNYLVATGIPIGLLINFSPERVDVKRKYRDHKPSH; from the coding sequence ATGGAAGATGAGGAACTGACTCGCCAGATCATTGGGTGTGCCTATCAGGTTCACAATACGCTGGGGGGTGGATTCATGGAGTCGGTCTATCAGCGGGCCATGGCGATCGAACTGGCGAAGCTGGGGTTGTCAGGTCTGCTTGAAAAGAAGATTCCCGTTCATTATGAAAGTCAGCTAGTGGGTGAGTTCAAGGCCGACATCGTGGTCGAAAATCGAGTGATCATCGAACTCAAGGCCGTCGAGACGCTGGCCAAAATCTACGAAGTCCAACTCGTCAACTACCTTGTTGCTACAGGCATCCCGATTGGTTTACTCATCAACTTCAGCCCCGAACGCGTCGACGTCAAACGCAAGTACCGCGACCACAAACCCAGCCACTAA
- the rfbB gene encoding dTDP-glucose 4,6-dehydratase: protein MKILLTGGSGFIGSNFVRLVLSERPDFSITNLDSLTYSGNPENLADVEDNPNYTFVHGNICDLDLCTQLMQDADAVVHMAAESHVDRSIIDARPFVESNVLGTQTLLDACRRSDPDNQKPFVHVSTDEVFGDLPIDKPDELFSETTPYAPSSPYSASKAGSDMVARAYAHTFGMKVMITNCSNNHGPYQFPEKVIPLFVTNLIEGKKVPLYGDGKNVRDWLHVEDHCEAVLTVLEKGVAGEQYCIGGNNERSNLELTHAILELMGKDHSHIEPVTDRLGHDRRYAIDATKIKTQLGWEPTRSAWPQALENTVKWYVDNPNWWQNVKSGAYRDYYAKQYGTR, encoded by the coding sequence ATGAAAATCCTACTCACCGGCGGCAGCGGCTTTATCGGCTCGAACTTCGTCCGGCTCGTCTTGAGCGAACGGCCCGACTTTTCGATCACCAACCTCGACTCGCTCACCTACTCCGGCAACCCGGAGAACCTCGCGGATGTCGAGGACAACCCAAACTACACCTTCGTCCACGGCAACATCTGCGACCTCGACCTGTGTACCCAGCTCATGCAGGACGCCGACGCCGTCGTGCATATGGCCGCCGAGTCGCACGTGGACCGCTCGATCATCGACGCCCGGCCGTTCGTCGAGTCCAACGTGCTGGGCACGCAGACCCTGCTCGACGCCTGCCGACGCAGCGACCCAGACAACCAAAAGCCCTTCGTCCACGTCAGCACCGACGAGGTGTTCGGCGACCTGCCGATCGACAAGCCCGACGAATTGTTCAGTGAGACGACGCCCTACGCGCCGTCGAGCCCGTACTCCGCGAGCAAGGCCGGCAGCGACATGGTCGCCCGCGCTTACGCCCACACGTTCGGCATGAAGGTGATGATCACCAACTGCTCGAACAACCACGGCCCGTACCAGTTCCCCGAGAAAGTCATCCCGCTCTTCGTCACCAACCTCATCGAGGGCAAAAAAGTCCCGCTCTATGGGGATGGCAAGAACGTCCGTGACTGGCTGCATGTCGAAGACCACTGCGAGGCGGTGCTGACCGTCTTGGAGAAGGGCGTCGCCGGCGAGCAGTACTGCATCGGCGGGAACAACGAACGCAGCAACCTCGAACTGACCCACGCGATCCTCGAACTGATGGGCAAGGACCACAGCCACATCGAGCCCGTCACCGACCGCCTGGGCCACGACCGCCGGTACGCCATCGACGCGACGAAGATCAAGACGCAGCTGGGCTGGGAGCCCACCCGCAGCGCCTGGCCCCAGGCGTTGGAGAACACCGTCAAGTGGTACGTCGATAATCCAAACTGGTGGCAAAACGTCAAGAGCGGCGCCTACCGCGACTACTACGCGAAGCAGTACGGCACGCGCTAA
- a CDS encoding DUF2071 domain-containing protein — translation MFLRHRAFGQVDHRPYPAVARPWAVSMVWRDLAFLHWPIAPDPMRAALPDGFEPDLFEGEAWLGVVPFVMDAVRPRLCPAVPQWMAPVSVSRFPELNVRTYVRHRGEPGVLFFSLDAASRWFVRAGRLQRVGVPGLSRPGLSLPGFALPYFHAAMSVTVDDSPEGWTHYTSVRDHSGAPPACFTGRYRPLPGSVPTPATPGTLEHFLTERYRLYSVDACGRTLVGEVHHAAWPLQPAECALEACAMMDGIALTLPEVPPIAHVAKRVEVVGWRPRLV, via the coding sequence ATGTTCCTTCGTCACCGCGCGTTTGGTCAGGTGGATCATCGGCCCTACCCGGCGGTGGCCCGGCCGTGGGCGGTGTCGATGGTGTGGCGTGATTTGGCGTTTCTGCATTGGCCGATCGCGCCGGACCCGATGCGCGCGGCGCTGCCCGATGGGTTTGAGCCGGACCTGTTCGAGGGCGAGGCCTGGCTGGGCGTGGTGCCGTTTGTGATGGACGCGGTGCGCCCGCGCCTGTGCCCGGCCGTGCCGCAATGGATGGCGCCGGTCAGCGTGTCGCGTTTTCCGGAACTGAACGTGCGGACGTACGTGCGGCATCGCGGTGAGCCGGGCGTGCTGTTTTTTTCGCTCGATGCGGCCAGCCGGTGGTTTGTCCGGGCGGGCCGGCTTCAACGTGTGGGTGTGCCGGGGCTGTCGCGTCCGGGGCTATCGCTTCCGGGGTTTGCGCTGCCGTACTTCCACGCGGCGATGTCGGTCACGGTGGACGATAGCCCCGAGGGCTGGACGCACTACACGAGTGTGCGTGATCACAGCGGCGCGCCTCCCGCGTGTTTCACCGGGCGCTACCGCCCATTGCCCGGCAGCGTGCCGACCCCCGCGACGCCGGGCACGCTCGAGCATTTCCTGACCGAGCGGTATCGGCTGTACTCGGTGGATGCGTGCGGCCGGACGCTCGTGGGCGAGGTGCATCACGCGGCCTGGCCGCTGCAGCCGGCGGAATGCGCGTTGGAGGCGTGCGCGATGATGGACGGGATCGCGCTGACGCTGCCCGAGGTGCCGCCGATCGCGCATGTTGCGAAGCGCGTGGAGGTGGTGGGTTGGCGGCCGCGCTTGGTGTGA
- the trxA gene encoding thioredoxin, whose protein sequence is MAADTLVEFTDANFKAEALDADVPVLVDFWAEWCMPCKMLAPVIEKVAASYGDKVKAGKLDTDANRETAVEYGISSIPTVILFHKGQPVKTIVGLQPEAAYTAEIDALLG, encoded by the coding sequence ATGGCCGCCGACACACTCGTTGAATTCACCGATGCCAACTTCAAAGCCGAGGCGCTCGACGCCGACGTCCCCGTCCTGGTCGATTTCTGGGCCGAGTGGTGCATGCCCTGCAAGATGCTCGCGCCCGTGATCGAGAAGGTCGCCGCGAGCTACGGCGACAAGGTCAAGGCCGGCAAGCTCGACACCGACGCCAACCGCGAGACCGCCGTCGAGTACGGCATCTCCTCGATCCCCACGGTCATCCTTTTCCACAAGGGCCAGCCCGTGAAGACCATCGTCGGCCTCCAGCCCGAGGCCGCCTACACCGCCGAGATCGACGCGCTGCTGGGCTGA
- a CDS encoding pitrilysin family protein: MPANFQQHTLPNGLTVVAEPDPDAHTAAVGFFVKTGARDETPDVMGVSHFLEHMMFKGTETRSAEDINREFDALGASYNAYTSHEQTVYHAHLLPEKLAAAVDLLTDMLRPALRTDDFDMEKKVILEEIGMYDDRPEWRLHDQLLESHFRGHGLGYRVLGTNDTVGDLTAEQMRNYFEQRYSPDNLVVSAAGQIDFDWLCDELETRCGDWQPTGATRAYADPAVRDRSVTLDDPKASRHYMAMLCPGPAAQDGDRYAAKVLADVLGDSDGSRLYWALVDPGHADEADFSFIPHDRVGAFMAYASCDPARAQAVEEKLFALLDAQAADGFDITDHDVQRAVNKLATRATLQGERPAGRMQALGSQWNYHARHLPLDEELAKLKAVTLDDLQTLLKRYTFQPRTAVRLRPATDDAS; the protein is encoded by the coding sequence ATGCCAGCCAACTTCCAGCAACACACGCTGCCCAACGGGCTCACCGTCGTCGCCGAGCCCGACCCTGATGCGCACACCGCGGCCGTCGGCTTCTTCGTTAAGACCGGGGCGCGCGACGAGACGCCGGATGTCATGGGCGTGTCGCACTTCCTCGAGCACATGATGTTCAAGGGCACCGAGACACGATCGGCCGAGGACATCAACCGCGAATTCGATGCGCTGGGCGCGAGCTACAACGCCTACACCAGCCACGAGCAGACCGTCTACCACGCGCACCTGCTGCCCGAGAAGCTCGCCGCCGCCGTCGACCTCCTCACCGACATGCTCCGCCCCGCGCTGCGCACCGACGACTTCGACATGGAGAAGAAGGTCATCCTGGAAGAGATCGGCATGTACGACGATCGGCCCGAGTGGCGTTTGCACGACCAACTCCTCGAATCTCACTTCCGGGGGCACGGCCTGGGCTACCGCGTGCTGGGCACGAACGACACCGTCGGCGACCTGACCGCTGAGCAGATGCGCAACTACTTCGAGCAACGCTACAGCCCCGACAACCTCGTCGTGTCCGCCGCAGGGCAGATCGACTTCGACTGGCTCTGCGACGAACTCGAAACGCGCTGCGGCGACTGGCAACCGACCGGCGCGACGCGCGCCTACGCCGACCCGGCCGTGCGCGATCGCAGCGTCACACTCGACGACCCCAAGGCGTCGCGCCACTACATGGCCATGCTCTGCCCCGGCCCCGCCGCGCAAGATGGCGACCGCTACGCCGCCAAGGTCCTGGCGGATGTGCTGGGCGACAGCGACGGCTCGCGCCTCTACTGGGCGCTCGTTGATCCGGGACACGCCGACGAAGCCGACTTCTCCTTCATCCCCCACGACCGCGTCGGGGCGTTCATGGCCTACGCCTCCTGCGACCCGGCCCGGGCCCAGGCCGTCGAAGAAAAACTCTTCGCGCTGCTCGACGCCCAGGCCGCCGACGGCTTCGATATCACCGACCACGACGTGCAGCGGGCGGTCAACAAACTCGCCACCCGCGCGACGCTTCAGGGCGAGCGCCCCGCCGGCCGGATGCAGGCGCTGGGCTCGCAGTGGAACTACCACGCCCGCCACCTCCCGCTCGATGAGGAACTCGCCAAGCTCAAAGCCGTCACCCTCGACGACCTGCAAACGCTCCTCAAACGCTACACCTTCCAGCCCCGCACGGCCGTCCGGCTTCGGCCGGCGACGGACGATGCTTCCTGA